From the genome of Hathewaya histolytica, one region includes:
- a CDS encoding heavy metal translocating P-type ATPase, producing the protein MKTDVFKIEGMTCAACSRAVERVTGKLEGVEKSSVNLATEKLSIYYNEEKLSKEDIIKTVDKAGYKAIEEVTEVKGKGVIKTFKIEGMTCASCSRAVERVTGKLKGVESSRVNLATEKLTIEYDNRIIRASDIIYAVEKAGFKAFEEKGENQDTHQDGKKKEIQNLWKRFIVSSMFTVPLLIVSMGHMMGLHLPNLINPEVSPMNFALTQLILVIPVIISGKKFYKVGLKSLFTGHPNMDSLISIGSLAAIIYGFFAIYQISKGNYHYTMDLYFESAATILTLITLGKYLESVTKGKTSEAIKKLMGLAPKNATILKDGEEVLIPIDEVLVGDVVIVKPGEKFPVDGEILEGSTSVDESMLTGESIPVEKIVGSKVIGASINKNGYIKYKATKVGGDTALAQIIKLVEDAQGSKAPIAKMADIISGYFVPVVIGLAIISGLTWYMVGKGPIFALTIFISVLVIACPCALGLATPTAIMVGTGKGAENGVLIKSGEALETTHKIQTIIFDKTGTITEGNPKVTDILCNEINEDEILILAASAEKGSEHPLGEAIVKAAEERNLTLKKVEEFKAISGKGIEALIEDRKLFLGNLKLMNEYSIDLGNFEHDSKKLSMEGKTPMYIASNEKVLGIIAVADTVKENSKKAIETLHKMGIEVAMLTGDNRNTAEAIAREVGIDRVIAEVLPDNKAEEVNKVQREGRKVAMVGDGINDAPALAMADIGMAIGSGTDVAIESADIVLMRSDLMDVATSIDLSKKTIRNIKENLFWAFAYNTLGIPVAMGVWYAFGGKLLNPMIAALAMSFSSVSVLLNALRLKSFKRVN; encoded by the coding sequence ATGAAAACTGATGTTTTTAAGATAGAAGGAATGACCTGTGCTGCATGTTCAAGGGCAGTAGAGAGAGTCACTGGAAAGTTAGAAGGGGTTGAGAAATCTTCAGTTAATTTAGCTACAGAAAAATTAAGTATATATTATAACGAAGAAAAACTTTCTAAGGAAGATATAATAAAAACTGTAGATAAGGCTGGATATAAAGCTATAGAAGAAGTTACAGAAGTTAAAGGCAAAGGGGTAATTAAAACCTTTAAGATAGAAGGAATGACTTGTGCTTCTTGTTCAAGGGCAGTAGAGAGAGTTACAGGAAAATTAAAGGGTGTTGAAAGTTCTAGGGTTAATTTAGCCACAGAGAAGTTAACTATAGAATATGATAATAGAATTATTAGAGCTAGTGATATAATATATGCAGTAGAAAAAGCTGGTTTTAAGGCTTTTGAAGAAAAAGGAGAGAACCAAGATACTCATCAAGATGGAAAGAAAAAAGAAATACAAAATCTCTGGAAGAGATTTATAGTGTCTTCTATGTTTACGGTACCACTTTTAATTGTTTCTATGGGTCATATGATGGGACTTCATTTACCTAATTTAATAAATCCCGAAGTAAGTCCTATGAATTTTGCACTAACTCAACTAATTCTTGTAATACCTGTTATTATATCTGGAAAGAAATTTTACAAAGTTGGGTTAAAATCCTTATTTACAGGACACCCAAATATGGATTCATTAATTTCTATAGGAAGTTTAGCGGCAATTATTTATGGTTTTTTTGCTATATACCAAATTTCTAAGGGAAATTACCATTATACTATGGATTTATATTTTGAGTCTGCAGCTACCATACTTACATTAATTACTTTAGGTAAGTATTTGGAAAGTGTAACTAAAGGGAAGACATCAGAAGCTATAAAAAAACTTATGGGACTTGCGCCGAAAAATGCTACTATATTAAAAGATGGGGAAGAAGTTTTAATACCTATAGATGAAGTATTAGTTGGAGACGTGGTTATTGTAAAACCTGGAGAAAAGTTCCCCGTGGATGGAGAAATACTTGAAGGTTCAACATCTGTTGATGAGTCTATGCTTACAGGTGAGAGTATTCCAGTTGAAAAAATTGTAGGTTCAAAGGTTATCGGAGCTTCAATAAATAAAAATGGATATATAAAATATAAAGCTACCAAAGTTGGTGGAGATACAGCTTTAGCTCAAATAATTAAGTTAGTGGAAGATGCACAAGGTTCTAAGGCTCCAATTGCTAAAATGGCAGATATAATTTCTGGGTATTTTGTACCTGTAGTCATAGGACTTGCTATAATTTCAGGTTTAACATGGTATATGGTAGGAAAAGGACCTATATTTGCTTTAACTATATTTATATCTGTTTTAGTAATAGCATGCCCATGTGCACTAGGACTTGCAACGCCTACAGCTATTATGGTAGGTACAGGAAAGGGTGCTGAAAATGGAGTTTTAATAAAAAGTGGTGAAGCACTAGAGACAACCCATAAAATTCAAACTATAATTTTTGATAAAACAGGAACTATAACAGAAGGAAATCCGAAAGTTACGGACATATTATGTAATGAGATAAATGAAGATGAAATCTTAATACTAGCTGCTAGTGCTGAAAAAGGTTCAGAGCATCCACTAGGAGAGGCTATAGTTAAGGCTGCAGAGGAGAGAAATTTAACTCTTAAAAAGGTAGAGGAATTTAAAGCTATATCTGGCAAAGGTATAGAAGCATTAATAGAAGATAGAAAGCTTTTCCTAGGCAATTTAAAGCTTATGAATGAGTATTCCATAGATTTAGGTAACTTTGAACACGATTCTAAAAAGCTTTCTATGGAAGGTAAGACACCTATGTATATAGCAAGTAATGAAAAGGTATTAGGAATAATAGCTGTCGCAGATACAGTAAAGGAAAATTCTAAAAAGGCAATAGAAACTCTTCATAAAATGGGTATTGAAGTAGCTATGCTTACAGGAGATAATAGAAATACGGCAGAGGCTATTGCAAGAGAAGTGGGTATAGATAGAGTTATTGCTGAAGTATTACCAGATAATAAAGCAGAAGAAGTTAATAAAGTTCAAAGAGAAGGAAGAAAAGTTGCCATGGTTGGAGATGGAATAAATGATGCACCAGCGCTTGCAATGGCAGATATAGGAATGGCAATAGGATCAGGTACCGATGTTGCCATAGAATCTGCAGATATTGTTTTAATGAGAAGTGATTTAATGGATGTAGCAACTTCTATAGATTTAAGTAAAAAGACCATAAGAAATATAAAAGAAAATTTATTTTGGGCTTTTGCATACAATACTTTAGGAATACCTGTAGCTATGGGGGTATGGTATGCATTTGGTGGAAAACTTTTAAATCCTATGATAGCAGCACTTGCTATGAGTTTTAGTTCTGTATCAGTACTTCTAAATGCTTTAAGATTAAAAAGTTTTAAAAGAGTGAATTAG
- the lepB gene encoding signal peptidase I encodes MEDNKRKNTYNGFGYYFKEWFVPIIAAVVIATLINRFWFFNIKVPTESMYPAIVPGDRILVTRVYNKDKLKRGDIIVFHSDELKEDLIKRLIGLPGDKVKVNGDGSLYINGEKILEPYIVNQGDVKGEFVVPKDNFLFMGDNRKDSLDSRYWKNPYISKDKIMGKAQFVLTPFKRTGKLR; translated from the coding sequence ATGGAAGATAATAAAAGAAAGAATACATATAATGGATTTGGATACTATTTTAAGGAATGGTTTGTTCCTATTATAGCTGCAGTGGTTATAGCTACATTAATAAATAGGTTTTGGTTTTTTAATATTAAAGTTCCTACAGAATCTATGTATCCAGCTATTGTACCAGGAGATAGGATTTTGGTTACTAGAGTATATAATAAGGATAAATTAAAAAGAGGAGATATTATAGTTTTTCATTCTGATGAGCTTAAAGAAGATTTAATAAAAAGATTAATAGGATTGCCTGGAGATAAAGTTAAGGTTAATGGCGATGGCTCTCTATATATAAATGGAGAAAAGATACTAGAGCCTTATATAGTGAATCAAGGTGACGTTAAGGGGGAATTTGTAGTTCCTAAAGATAACTTCTTATTTATGGGTGATAATAGAAAGGATTCATTGGATAGCAGGTATTGGAAGAATCCTTATATAAGTAAAGATAAGATAATGGGAAAAGCTCAATTTGTTTTAACACCATTTAAAAGAACGGGTAAATTAAGATAA
- a CDS encoding GlsB/YeaQ/YmgE family stress response membrane protein translates to MNILAWIILGALAGWIASKFTGNDSEMGAFANIIVGIIGAFIGGWIFRFIGGKGITGFNIWSAIVAVVGAIILLAIINAFKRTNK, encoded by the coding sequence ATGAATATTTTAGCATGGATTATCCTAGGAGCTTTAGCTGGATGGATTGCAAGTAAGTTCACAGGAAATGATTCTGAAATGGGAGCTTTTGCAAACATAATAGTTGGTATAATTGGTGCATTTATTGGTGGATGGATATTTAGATTTATTGGAGGCAAAGGAATTACAGGCTTCAATATTTGGAGTGCCATAGTAGCTGTAGTGGGAGCTATAATACTACTTGCTATAATTAATGCATTTAAGAGAACTAATAAATAG
- a CDS encoding DUF6414 family protein → MKDNFFMPIYLNRGLVLDLHSIFIDGSIESTSVRFVRGDTEHLKLQNYNKTGKDFAEKTSGSYKVPNDDNEYDFSTHCSKFNSKDFSGNIEGSNTNTNEVTLRKISTNFSIFNNLKNTMFRDHMFREISKEDIINEDIKCGEYVEFNCGMSSLSLLNDVNNIIDILECYDCTELDKLIEKKENENNLTNYSVILKQLKLLSSYLCKNDTVNMVTNIGECRAVLNVNLDYFSDKHAYMYDTCDTACKVFGKVIKMPKKGEEICLLSKTGMSDYYRKFLDSISPYLAVLKENNIVMPNNLVIDIECPAIQVIPIAMYL, encoded by the coding sequence TTGAAAGATAACTTTTTTATGCCTATATATTTAAATAGAGGTTTAGTTTTAGACCTTCACTCTATTTTTATAGATGGTTCTATAGAAAGCACATCTGTACGGTTTGTTAGAGGTGATACTGAACATTTGAAACTTCAAAATTACAATAAAACTGGAAAGGATTTTGCTGAAAAAACTTCTGGTAGTTATAAGGTGCCCAATGATGATAATGAATATGACTTTTCAACACATTGTTCAAAGTTCAATAGTAAGGATTTTTCAGGGAATATAGAAGGTTCCAATACGAATACAAATGAAGTTACTCTAAGAAAAATAAGTACCAACTTTTCTATATTTAATAATTTAAAAAATACTATGTTTAGAGATCATATGTTTAGAGAAATATCAAAAGAGGATATTATAAATGAAGATATAAAATGTGGTGAATATGTTGAATTTAATTGTGGTATGAGTTCCTTATCGTTATTAAATGATGTTAATAATATTATAGATATTTTAGAGTGTTATGATTGCACAGAGTTAGATAAATTAATTGAGAAAAAAGAAAATGAAAACAATCTTACAAATTATTCAGTGATATTAAAACAATTAAAGCTATTAAGTTCTTATCTGTGTAAGAATGATACAGTTAATATGGTAACCAATATAGGTGAATGTAGAGCTGTACTAAATGTAAATTTAGATTATTTTTCTGATAAACATGCCTATATGTATGATACCTGTGATACTGCTTGTAAAGTTTTTGGTAAGGTAATAAAAATGCCTAAAAAGGGTGAAGAAATATGTCTTTTATCCAAAACAGGAATGAGTGATTATTATAGAAAATTTTTAGATTCAATATCACCGTATTTAGCTGTATTAAAAGAAAATAATATAGTAATGCCTAATAACTTAGTTATTGATATAGAATGTCCTGCTATACAGGTTATACCGATAGCTATGTATCTTTAA
- a CDS encoding cupin domain-containing protein, with translation MIKSADYFIKNLNMISHPEGGYYKESLISDETLNLNRHDKKIERNLWTSIYFLLQNGEVSNFHRLQSDELWYYHSGSSLTIYMISPEGKLTKKFLGLNLEKGETPQVLVPKGYIFGSAMNNEDYALVGCMVSPGFHFDDFELIKRDELLNMYPEHRYIIKKLTRE, from the coding sequence ATGATAAAATCTGCTGATTATTTTATTAAAAATTTAAATATGATTTCTCATCCAGAAGGTGGATATTATAAAGAATCACTTATATCAGATGAAACTTTAAATTTAAATAGACATGATAAAAAAATAGAAAGAAATCTTTGGACTAGTATTTATTTTTTATTACAAAATGGAGAAGTATCTAATTTCCATAGATTACAGTCTGATGAACTTTGGTATTATCATAGTGGTTCTTCACTTACTATTTATATGATAAGTCCAGAAGGAAAACTTACTAAAAAATTTTTAGGTCTTAATTTAGAAAAGGGAGAAACTCCGCAAGTCTTAGTTCCTAAAGGTTATATTTTTGGCTCTGCCATGAACAATGAAGATTATGCCTTAGTAGGATGCATGGTATCACCGGGCTTTCATTTTGACGATTTTGAATTAATAAAAAGAGATGAATTATTAAATATGTATCCTGAACATAGATATATAATAAAAAAGTTAACTAGAGAATAA
- a CDS encoding metal-sensing transcriptional repressor — protein sequence MHCENKKTLQLLKTARGQIDGIIKMIEEDRYCIDISNQIMASMALLKKSNSIVLKAHLDHCVKDAIKNNSAEEKMKEIGGIIEKLMK from the coding sequence ATGCATTGTGAAAATAAAAAAACACTACAGTTATTAAAAACTGCAAGAGGTCAAATAGATGGAATTATAAAAATGATAGAAGAGGATAGATATTGTATAGATATATCAAATCAAATTATGGCATCTATGGCATTGCTTAAAAAATCTAATAGTATTGTACTTAAAGCTCACCTTGACCACTGTGTTAAAGATGCAATAAAAAATAATAGTGCTGAGGAAAAAATGAAAGAAATAGGTGGTATTATAGAAAAACTTATGAAATAG